One window of the Triticum dicoccoides isolate Atlit2015 ecotype Zavitan chromosome 3B, WEW_v2.0, whole genome shotgun sequence genome contains the following:
- the LOC119274599 gene encoding AP2/ERF and B3 domain-containing protein Os01g0141000-like, whose amino-acid sequence MGVEILSSTGEPSSQYSSGAVSTATTESGIGGRLPTAPSLPVAIADESVTSRSAPAQSASSRFKGVVPQPNGRWGAQIYERHARVWLGTFPDEDSAARAYDVAALRYRGREAATNFPCAAAEAELAFLAAHSKAEIVDMLRKHTYADELRQGLRRGRGMGARAQPTPSWAREPLFEKAVTPSDVGKLNRLVVPKQHAEKHFPLKRTPETTTTTGKGVLLNFEDGEGKVWTFRYSYWNSSQSYVLTKGWSRFVREKGLGAGDSIVFSCSAYGQEKQFFIDCKKNKTMASCPADGGAATASPPVAEAANGEQVRVVRLFGVDIAGEKRGRAAPAEQELFKRQCVAHSQHSPALGAIVL is encoded by the coding sequence ATGGGGGTGGAGATCCTGAGCTCCacgggggaaccctcctcccagtACTCTTCCGGGGCCGTGTCCACAGCCACGACGGAGTCAGGCATCGGCggacggctgccgactgcgccgagCCTGCCAGTGGCCATCGCCGACGAGTCCGTGACCTCGCGGTCGGCACCGGCGCAGTCGGCGTCGTCGCGGTTCAAGGGGGTTGTGCCGCAGCCCAACGGGCGGTGGGGCGCCCAGATCTACGAGCGCCACGCTCGCGTCTGGCTCGGCACGTTCCCGGACGAGGACTCTGCGGCGCGCGCCTACGACGTGGCAGCGCTCCGGTACCGGGGCCGCGAGGCCGCCACCAACTTCCCCTGCGCGGCCGCAGAGGCGGAGCTCGCTTTCCTGGCGGCGCACTCCAAGGCCGAGATCGTCGACATGCTCCGGAAGCACACTTACGCCGACGAGCTCCGCCAGGGCTTGCGGCGCGGCCGCGGCATGGGGGCCCGCGCGCAGCCGACGCCGTCGTGGGCGCGGGAGCCCCTCTTCGAGAAGGCCGTGACCCCGAGCGACGTCGGCAAGCTCAACCGCCTCGTGGTGCCGAAGCAGCACGCCGAGAAGCACTTCCCCCTGAAGCGCACGCCGGAAACGACGACCACCACCGGCAAGGGGGTGCTGCTCAACTTCGAGGACGGCGAGGGGAAAGTGTGGACGTTCCGGTACTCGTACTGGAACAGCAGCCAGAGCTACGTCCTCACCAAGGGTTGGAGCCGCTTCGTGCGGGAGAAGGGCCTCGGTGCCGGCGATTCCATCGTGTTCTCGTGCTCGGCGTACGGTCAAGAGAAGCAGTTCTTCATCGACTGCAAGAAGAACAAGACGATGGCGAGCTGCCCCGCTGACGGCGGCGCTGCAACGGCGTCGCCGCCTGTGGCGGAGGCAGCTAATGGAGAACAAGTCCGTGTCGTGAGGCTGTTTGGCGTCGACAtcgccggagagaagagggggagagctGCGCCGGCGGAGCAGGAGTTGTTCAAGAGGCAATGCGTGGCACACAGCCAGCACTCTCCTGCCCTAGGTGCCATCGTCTTATAG